The genomic region CGCGGATCATCATCCGTTGGAACGTGAAGAACCGATGAATTCCGATGCCCAGGCACATGACTCCCGCGGCCAGAGAGACGCCACCAAGAACGTGGATGGCGGGTTGATCGGGCCACCACACGGCGGGAATACCCGCGATAAAAAACCCGAGCGCGGTTCTGATATACGCCAGGAGCGTCCGCTCATTGGCCAAGACCGTTCGCTGCCATGCCAGCCGGTCCCGCACTTGCGTCTCGGTTCCACCAGCCATTCCCCCTCCGACCCACCAAAGTCGCCGCCGCCTTCCTCCGCCCGCGCTCACCCCATCTCCCGCAAAATGTGTTCGGGATTGCGATCCCGACCGATGGATTTCATGAGAGTATCGCCGAACAGAACGACCACTCGATCGCGTTGGTCCTTTACCATCATGGAGGCGGACGGAGCCTTGAATGTCGCCGGATCACCCTCCAGCCAAGCGCTGCACGTGTAGGGCAACTGGTCGAGAATGGTTTCCACCCGGTATTCGTGTCTGAGCCGGTATTGTAAAACGTCGAACTGGAGACGGCCCACCGCGGCCACGAGTTGATCCCCTTCGTTGAGACTTCGCATGATCTGAACGGTCCCCTCTTGGGCCATCTGGGTCATACCTTTGTCGAAGGTCTTGCGTTTGCCGACGTCGG from Nitrospira japonica harbors:
- a CDS encoding DUF202 domain-containing protein; this encodes MAGGTETQVRDRLAWQRTVLANERTLLAYIRTALGFFIAGIPAVWWPDQPAIHVLGGVSLAAGVMCLGIGIHRFFTFQRMMIREVESSTVSQSIERTG